DNA from Ciconia boyciana chromosome 23, ASM3463844v1, whole genome shotgun sequence:
cctcatttttaaaattttccccTTCCCATAGGGCAGGGTGAGACACCTGCAACGTAGAGCAGGGCTAATCTTGGGAACCAATGTGTGATTGACAGAGTTTGCAGCTGCCTTGGACCAGACCTGGCAATATTTTCATGCCTGACGCGGCCACGGACTTTCAGGTCCTTGGTTTATCCATGCACCAAGCGTGCCACAGGGAATTCCAGGTCAGCCTTCCCTGTCCCTGAGGCCGTGCTGCAAACGTATAGCCTGCTTAAAGCTGGAACTGGGGGAGTGACGGACTCTCCTCAGCTGACGGCTTTCTTCAGGCCTGAATTCTCCTTTCATGTTTGCCCATGAAATTTCTATTGGTATCGGTGAGGTGTTGGATTGTTCAGCCTTGCCAGGGACCAAAAGGCTTGGTTATGGACGAAACAAAGTGTTTCTCAAAGGctgtttttaatgcaattgGACTCCGCTCTTTTCCCCACGAGGAAAAGGTACTTTATACTTGATTCAAAGCTTGAACAGAGTTTGTGCAGACTTGGTAGGATTCCTTCTCCACAATGTACTGCtggtttttttgacagaaataatGGTCAACAAAAGGAATTGCATGGTTACGTATTATGAAAACGTAAGGGTGAACTTCAGCTGCGTTCTTATATTTTCGGATTCTGATCTTAACTTGtgcagctctgggaggagcTATACATTTGGCACTGGTGTCAGGCAGcgcttttttattttccataatctCTTGCTGTTTGTATCGTTTTGCTTTTAGCTAGGCAGTGGCATATCACTGGTGTATCTCCCAGTTTCTGTGCAAGGTGTGtagcctgctcctgcctctgccccgcTGGCCATGTCTTTGCCATTGTGCAGATAAAGGGGGATTTTTCTGCCCCAGTCCTGACTGGCAGGGActatttcccttccctcccttctatAGCATGGTCAGGATCTTTCAGCTGTGGCTATCTGGAGGGTTTATTTGGCTAACATGACATAGTCCTGAATGCAACAGATTCTTGCTAAGCCCAGGGAAGATTTTTTGAAATAGGTGGAAGTCCTCTAATGAGTCTGGCAGTGCCCTGGGTGCAGCCCTGGAGCTTGGATCCCTGTTTCCACACCCTCCAGGCCGACTATGCCATTGTGTCTCTCCATGCTTCAGTCTTTCCATCTGTGACACCCCTGTGATACTGTGCAGAATATTATTCTGCACAATTAGGTGTCTGTGGTGGGTTTGTGAAGGATCCCAGGAAAggtaaaagatttttttgaagcttttttaGCTGTGCAGCAGCCATAGCCTGATAGAGGATTGCTGGGGAATGGACAGggttgtggttggttttttttggtgtgtgtttttttttttaaacagttctgGGCACGCATGGCCATGGCTGAGACATCGATCTGTGCCATTAAACCCAGAAAACCCCATGAAGTACAACCCCACCTCCAACTGAGGGCATGTCTGTCACCCGTGCGAGACAAatgccacctcctccccccaccccagttgGCCCATTTTGgaagggagcagctgctggaggtcccagagcagccccacagaggGGGGCTTTATTGGAGGGTGCAGCCACCACCCTCAACTGTTCCCTGGGTCACCCCTGctaccccccccccaaaaagccaGAGGTGCAAGTGAAACCTGTTTGCAAATCTGTAAGAGAAGGGTTTGAAATGAATGCAGCTAGAGCGCACTGGTaccatataaaatatttattggcttttgcaaaatgttgtaaaatgcatctgtaataaaaataagaaaccatGCTGTGCATCTTGCACATTTTTATACCaacaaaaggtattttttcccactgctgcacagcagcaaatATAACCGTTCACTTCTTTCAAGTCTTGCACTTGCGGTCTCCTCCTTCAGCCAACCCTTCTCTCTTCTCGCTGGAACCACCACCAGGTACAACAGGACAGCAGAGTCTCTTGTGCTTGGTTGCTCGGCAGGCCCCTCTCCAGCCGCGGGGCTCTTAGGAGGCGTGCTGCCTGGTCACCAGGGCCCTCTGCATCACCACCGGCTTCTTGCTCTTTTCCAAGATCAAATCCTCCTGTTTCTGAGGAAGCATTTGCTCTTGTGTCGGGCCAggtttcctctcctcctcctcctcctctggcctCCCTTCAGAGGTGAAAGGGCTGCACACTGCCTCCACCAGACCAATAACCACACCAAAGAAAGCCAGCACGCTGCCCAGCATGTACAGCTTGACCATTTTTCTGTTGGGCTTCTGGCTGAGCATTTCTTTGGCAAAGGGGATCAGCTCATGCatggtttccattttttttttttttcttttttttgcagcagcagatttGGAAGATGTCAGTTCTACAAGAGAAGAGAGGGACATTAGTTAAATCCAGCTGCTTTCCCCCGTAGCGGTCGGAGCCCTCCAGGCAGTCCCACGCTCTCCGCAGACACCCCAGCCCTGTTTTAAGCGGAGATTTTTGATTCTGTGCTAGAGGGCTCGCTTCAGGAAAACGCATCCACCCGTGGCCCCGCTGTCCGGGCGGCTGGAGGAGCGAGCTGCCCGGCAGAGCGGACCCTTCGCAGCCGGC
Protein-coding regions in this window:
- the G0S2 gene encoding G0/G1 switch protein 2, whose amino-acid sequence is METMHELIPFAKEMLSQKPNRKMVKLYMLGSVLAFFGVVIGLVEAVCSPFTSEGRPEEEEEERKPGPTQEQMLPQKQEDLILEKSKKPVVMQRALVTRQHAS